CAACCTGTACTCGCTCACCGGCCGCATCGACGAGGCGCGCGAAACCTTCGGTCAGGCGCTCCAGCGCGAGCCGCTGTGCGTGGAGGCGCGCGTCTTCGGCGGGGTGGCGGCGATGCAGGCGGGGAGCCTGACCGAGGCTCGCTCCGAGCTGGCCAAGGCCCTGTTCCTGGAGCCCACGCTGGCCATTGGCCACTACCTGCTGGCCCAGGTACAGGAGCGCACGCAGGACTTCGAGGCGGCCCGGCGCAGCTACCGCAACGCCGTCGCTCAGCTGAAGTATCCGCAGCGCCCGCTGGCGGGGCACTACCCGGAGATGCTCGACTCCGCGGAGGCCATCTCCCGCGCGGCCCGCTATGCGCTGGCCGCGCTGGAGGAGCAGCCGGGCTGAAAGCAGCACAGCCCGGCGCACGGCGGAACGACGTCAGTCCAGGTTGCCCTTCACCTGATCCAGGCTCTTGGACGGATCCAGCACCGCGCCGAACTTCTTCTGGATGTACGTCTTGGCCTGGCTGCGCAGCAGCATTCCGGGGTCGGTGCCCTCGCCGGAGATGGCCTTGTCCGTGATGACGAAGCTGGCGTCCAGGTTGATGCCCATCACCTTGCCGACGAGCTTCGCGCCCTCGTCGCCCTGCCAGTCGGACTTCACGCCGTACTTGGAGCCCCAGTAGTGGAGGAGCTGCTCGACGCGCTTCTTGACCTCGTCCTTGGGAAGGTTGTGGGGGACCTCGAACTTCATCGTGCCCATGGCTGACTCCTGATTCATTCCGCGAAAGCGGGTGCGTCCGTCCGGTTTAGTGACCCCGGGCCGGAAAGTGAACCGCCGTCTTCAGGGGGATGTCCACCGGCGGCCTACCGGGCTGTCTTCCGGCGGGACTTCTTTACATTCGCGGGAACCTCGGGCTGCTCGGCCGTGGCGCCCCAGCGCTCCAGGTACGGGTCCAGGTCGAACTTCTCCGCGGTGCGGAGCGAGCTCATGGGCCGCACCTTCCCAATCACCGCGCGCTCCTGGAAGGGCCGGTCGTGCAGCCCCAGGACCCACATGAAGTTGGAGACGCTCGCCGGGTCGCGTCCGTCCACCGCGTAGGTGTCGTTGAGCCGCGCGATGCGGGCCAGCGCTTCCTCCGGCGTGGGGCTCCACTCCAGGATCTTCTTCCCCCAGAGCATGCGCAGGTAGTTGTGGATCCGCCCTCGCTCCCGCAGCTCGCGCTGGGCCGCGTTCCAGAGCGCGTCCTGCGTGCGGCCCTGATCCAGATCCTCGAACGAGTAGAGATGCGGACGCGGATCCTTCCGGTGGCGTGAGAGCGTTTCGCGCGCCCAGCCGGGCAGGGAGTCCGTGCTCAGCTGCTTCGGGCCGGGCGTGTGGAAGCAGTAGTTGAAGCCCAGCTCGCGGCGCACGAGCAGCTCCTCCACGAAGGACTGCACGGCGGGGTGGTCCTTGCCCTTCGCCGCGATGGCCGCTCGCGCTGCCTCGCCGGGGAAGAGGTTGCCCCAGTGGAAGTAGGGCGACAGGTTGGACTGCTGGCCCAGGCCTGGATCATTCCGGCCGGTGTCGTAGCCCTCCAGCCGCTCGTGGAGGAACGCATCCAGCGCCTTGAGGCCTGCCTTGCGTCCACCGCGCTCGGAGACGGGCTTCACGGAATGATCCAACGCGAACGTGTCCAGCTCGGCGCGGGCCGTCACGGCGTCGGAGAGCTCGAAGTCCGGTTGCAGCTTCGCGCCCGACACGCGGGGCTTGCGCTGGGGCAGCGTGCGCTCCAGGTACTCCGGCCACAGCTTGCGCAGCTTGGGGCGCAGCGCGTACGCGCCCACCTGGGCCGCGGGGATGCGCTGCATGGGCACCACGCAGGAGGCGTCCACGGCGATGAGCGGCACCCGCAGCGCCTTCGCCGCGCCGCGCAGGTGGCCCGGGATGATGTACGTGGGGAACAGGTCCGACACGACGGCCGCCGCGCGCCGGCCCAGGCTCGCGAGCCGCGGCTTGTGCTCCTTCTTCGTGCGCGGCAGCTCCAGCCAGTACTGCATGCCGCGCGCGGCGCAGCCCTTCGCCATGTCCGCCATGCCCTCCAGGGCCCACGCGTGGAGCCGCTCCGATGCGTAGGGGTAGTCCGGGCGGATGGCCTGGTAGACGACGACGGGCAGGCCCAGGTGGTTGCCCAGCGCGATGGCGGCGTCCAGCGCGTGGTTCTCCTCCCACCGATGGTTCACAATGCACCAGTAGAGGACGAAGTCGCGCTGACCAGGAGGGAAGGGGGCTTCGTTCACCGCCTGCACGCGGGCGGAGTCGACGCCGAGTTCGGACCACGAGATGCCTTCGGGCATGGGCGCGCGAGAATCTTCGACACGCGGCGGAAAACCAACACGCGCGCACCGGTTGTGGTTTTCTGCCGGACGGCCGGACCCAAGGAGCGCCTCGCGTGTCACACCGTCGAATCTGGAACCTCCCTGTCACCGTCCTCGCGGTCGCGCTGATGTTGCCGGGCCTCGCACTCGCGCAGGCGGGTGGCACGGGCGTCTATCCGGCACCTCAGCCGCCGCCTCCGCCCGCGCCGGGCATGTACCCGGCGCCGTCCTCGCAGGCCGAGCCCCAGGCGGAAGAACCGCGGCCCGTGTCGCCCTCCAGCGACGCTGACGGGCAGATGCCTCCCTCGCGGCCGTCGAACATCGACGCGTATCCGCCGTCCACGCAGGCGAACCCGGATGACGTGCCTCCCCGCGCGAGCGACGCGCCGCTCGCGCCGCCGGATCCGGACCGCCTGCGCACCGAGCCTCAGGCGCCGTTGACGGAAGGCACGCGCGAGGTTCGCCCGGAGTCCATCCGCGACGAGACCGCGACGGCCGCCTCGCGGCTCCGCCCGCCGCCGGAGGACAACGGCGTGTTCCTGGACGGCCAGCGCCGCCGGGGGCCGTTCCTGTCCGGTCCCGGCAGCACGCGCTTCGTGCTCCACCACACGGCCCTGGGCGCGCTGGGCGGCTTCTTCACGCAGGCGTTCAACAAGGAGTTCAACTTCGACCGCAGCTCGCGCGAGTCCATGCTCGCGGGCACCCTCATTGGCGCGGGCCTGGGCTTCGGCGCTTCCGCGTGGTGGCAGTTCAACAACTGGGTGGACACGCCCATGGCGAACTTCACCATCCTCAACTCGGGGATCGGCGGCATGTTCCTCGCGGGCTTCATGGACCTCATCACCCAGGACGCGGGCGTGCTCACCTGGGCCGGGTTCCTGGGCGCGGAGCTGGGCGCGTGGCTGACGGCGGGCATCGGGGGCGGGCAGTTGCCGCTCTCGGACGGCCTGCTGGTGGCGTCCGGCGCGGGCTGGGCGGCGGCGTACAGCGCGCTGTTCCTCGCCATCGTGCACTTCTCCGGCACGGCCATCTCCGGCAAGACGTGGAAGGACCTGCTGCTCATCTCCCCGGGAGTGGGCGCGGGCGTGCTGGCCCTGGCGACCATGCGCTACAACCCCACGGCGTCGCAGATTCTGCGTGCGGACCTCTTCGGCGGCGGCGTGGGCGCGGCGGTGCTGCTCATCTCCGGCCTGGTGCTGGGCGGCTTCAACCAGTCCACCCCCTACGTGCTGTCCTTCCTGGGCTCCGCGGGCGCCATCACCACCGTGAGCCTGTTGTGGGAGGAGAGCGTGGACCGGTCCTCCCTGCGCAGCGCCAAGGACCGGCCCTACAAGAACGTCTGGTGGTAGACGGCCAGGCGGACGGGCGAGCAGGCGTGATGGCACGCGGGGATGGGCGGCATCACCTTTCCCCGGTATGGCGCGCGTCCTTCCGTTCTCGGCCCTCCTGACCTCGCTGGGCTCCTCGCTGGAGC
The sequence above is a segment of the Corallococcus exiguus genome. Coding sequences within it:
- a CDS encoding cryptochrome/DNA photolyase family protein, producing MPEGISWSELGVDSARVQAVNEAPFPPGQRDFVLYWCIVNHRWEENHALDAAIALGNHLGLPVVVYQAIRPDYPYASERLHAWALEGMADMAKGCAARGMQYWLELPRTKKEHKPRLASLGRRAAAVVSDLFPTYIIPGHLRGAAKALRVPLIAVDASCVVPMQRIPAAQVGAYALRPKLRKLWPEYLERTLPQRKPRVSGAKLQPDFELSDAVTARAELDTFALDHSVKPVSERGGRKAGLKALDAFLHERLEGYDTGRNDPGLGQQSNLSPYFHWGNLFPGEAARAAIAAKGKDHPAVQSFVEELLVRRELGFNYCFHTPGPKQLSTDSLPGWARETLSRHRKDPRPHLYSFEDLDQGRTQDALWNAAQRELRERGRIHNYLRMLWGKKILEWSPTPEEALARIARLNDTYAVDGRDPASVSNFMWVLGLHDRPFQERAVIGKVRPMSSLRTAEKFDLDPYLERWGATAEQPEVPANVKKSRRKTAR
- a CDS encoding polyhydroxyalkanoic acid system family protein; this encodes MGTMKFEVPHNLPKDEVKKRVEQLLHYWGSKYGVKSDWQGDEGAKLVGKVMGINLDASFVITDKAISGEGTDPGMLLRSQAKTYIQKKFGAVLDPSKSLDQVKGNLD